One Triticum dicoccoides isolate Atlit2015 ecotype Zavitan chromosome 4B, WEW_v2.0, whole genome shotgun sequence genomic window carries:
- the LOC119292112 gene encoding COP9 signalosome complex subunit 1-like — protein MDVDCEVSAAAAAAVTNGLGGGEQAAAAPPVSADQLDVEAYAAQYSGRTRVARLLFIAERCGVEAIQLEALRMAHDEARAREDTVLYLDAVLKINGRLGPRYRHDQAWVDSVNRRAEQRKEKLETELNGYRTNLIKESIRMGYNDIGDFFYAHGHLSEAFKSYIRTRDYCTTSKHIVQMCMHVILVSIELGQFAHVTNYVSKAEQTPDTLDAVIVAKLRAAAGLANLETKKYKLAARKFLETGPELGSNYSEVIAPQDVAVYGALCALASFDRSELKSKVIDNINFRNFLELVPEVRELVNDFYASRYGSCLEHLEKLKPNLLLDIHLREHLGTLYNDIRHKAIIQYTLPFISVDLNTMASAFKSSVSMLEKELAALITENKIQARIDSHNKILYARHADQRNATFQRALETGNEFERDIKAMLLRANLIKHDFNQKNWPGQRKMNL, from the exons ATGGACGTGGACTGCGAGgtctcggcggcggcggccgcggcggtgaCGAACGGGCTGGGCGGCGGGGAGCAGGCCGCCGCGGCGCCGCCGGTCTCCGCCGACCAGCTCGACGTGGAGGCGTACGCGGCGCAGTACTCGGGCCGGACCCGCGTGGCGCGGCTCCTCTTCATCGCGGAGCGGTGCGGGGTGGAGGCGATCCAGCTCGAGGCGCTGCGGATGGCGCACGACGAGGCCAGGGCGCGCGAGGACACCGTGCTCTACCTCGACGCCGTCCTCAAGATCAACGGCCGCCTCGGCCCGCGCTACCGCCACGACCAGGCCTGGGTCGACTCCGTCAACCGCCGCGCCGAGCAGCGCAAGGAGAAGCTCGAGACCGAACTCAACGGCTACAGG ACTAACCTGATCAAAGAGAGCATCAGAATGGGTTATAACGACATTGGTGACTTCTTCTATGCTCATGGTCACCTTTCGGAAGCCTTCAAAAGCTATATCCGGACACGGGACTATTGCACCACTTCCAAGCATATAGTTCAAATGTGTATGCATGTGATTCTGGTTAGCATTGAGTTGGGACAGTTTGCACATGTTACCAACTATGTCAGCAAAGCAGAGCAAACCCCAGACACGTTGGATGCTGTCATTGTTGCCAAGTTGCGAGCAGCTGCAGGATTGGCCAACTTGGAGACAAAGAAATACAAACTTGCTGCCCGCAAG TTTCTTGAGACAGGACCTGAACTAGGAAGCAACTATTCTGAAGTCATAGCTCCGCAAGATGTGGCTGTTTATGGTGCCCTTTGTGCACTTGCTTCTTTCGATCGTTCAGAACTTAAG AGCAAAGTTATTGACAACATAAACTTCCGTAACTTTCTTGAGCTAGTGCCTGAAGTAAGGGAGCTGGTCAATGATTTTTATGCAAG TCGCTATGGATCATGCTTGGAGCATCTTGAGAAGCTAAAGCCGAATCTCCTTCTGGATATCCATCTCCGTGAGCATCTTGGGACTCTGTACAATGATATCCGCCACAAGGCTATCATACAGTACACGCTTCCGTTCATATCTGTGGATCTCAACACAATGGCTAGTGCCTTCAAGAGCTCAGTGTCCATGCTGGAGAAAGAGCTGGCTGCACTGATCACCGAGAACAAAATACAG GCCCGGATCGACTCCCACAACAAGATCCTGTATGCGAGGCATGCTGACCAAAGAAACGCAACCTTCCAGCGGGCCCTCGAGACGGGCAATGAGTTTGAGAGAGATATCAAGGCCATGCTCCTGAGAGCCAACCTCATCAAGCACGATTTCAACCAGAAGAACTGGCCTGGACAAAGGAAGATGAACTTGTGA
- the LOC119292113 gene encoding RHOMBOID-like protein 2, producing MATSQADVEKGASSSPRKAKQEPGKVPAPLYPQHEGEREWTPWLVPSILVANITVFTIAMYYNNCPAHNARPGRDDGQCVARFLHRFSFQPLRQNPLLGPSSATLVKMGALVWDKVVHGHQGWRLFSCMWMHAGVLHLLANMLSLLFIGLRLEQQFGYVRIGAIYLVSGVGGSVLSSLFIRSAISVGASGALFGLLGAMLAELLSNWTIYTNKVAAVTTLLFVIAVNLVLGILPHVNNFAHIGGFLTGFLLGFVLLMRPHFGWMERYRLPAGSPCTARKYLPYQWALMAAALALAVAGFAIGLAMVFRGANANSSCGWCHYLSCVPTKSWTCAN from the exons ATGGCGACGTCGCAGGCGGACGTGGAGAAGGGCGCGTCGTCGTCGCCGAGGAAGGCGAAGCAGGAGCCCGGGAAGGTGCCGGCGCCGCTGTACCCGCAGCACGAGGGGGAGCGGGAGTGGACGCCCTGGCTGGTGCCCTCCATCCTCGTCGCCAACATCACCGTCTTCACCATCGCCATGTACTACAACAACTGCCCCGCCCACAACGCCAGGCCCGGCCGCGACGACGGCCAGTGCGTCGCCCGCTTCCTTCACCGCTTCTCCTTCCAGCCCCTCCGCCAGAACCCGCTCCTCGGCCCCTCCTCCGCCAC GCTGGTTAAGATGGGCGCGCTGGTGTGGGACAAGGTGGTGCACGGGCACCAGGGGTGGCGCCTCTTCTCCTGCATGTGGATGCACGCCGGCGTCCTCCACCTCCTCGCCAACATGCTCAGCCTCCTCTTCATCGGCCTCCGCCTCGAGCAGCAGTTCGGATACG TGCGGATCGGCGCCATCTACCTCGTCTCCGGCGTGGGCGGGAGCGTGCTGTCGTCGCTCTTCATCCGGAGCGCCATCTCggtgggggcctcgggggcgctgTTCGGGCTGCTGGGGGCGATGCTGGCGGAGCTGCTCTCCAACTGGACCATCTACACCAACAAGGTGGCGGCGGTGACCACGCTGCTCTTCGTCATCGCCGTCAACCTGGTGCTGGGCATCCTGCCGCACGTCAACAACTTCGCGCACATCGGCGGGTTCCTCACGGGGTTCCTCCTGGGGTTCGTGCTGCTCATGCGCCCCCACTTCGGGTGGATGGAGCGGTACCGCCTCCCCGCCGGCAGCCCCTGCACCGCCCGGAAGTACCTCCCCTACCAGTGGGCGCTCAtggccgccgccctcgccctcgccgtcgCAGG ATTCGCGATCGGGCTGGCCATGGTGTTCCGCGGCGCCAACGCCAACAGCAGCTGCGGCTGGTGCCACTACCTCAGCTGCGTCCCCACCAAGAGCTGGACCTGCGCCAACTGA